GAACAGGCCGCCCGGGATCACCAGGGCGTCGTAGTCGGAGGCGTCGGCATCGGCCAGGGCCTGGTCGACGTCGACCTTCTCGCCCTTGTCGAAGTGGCGCATGCCCTGGATCGAGCCCTTCTCGGGCGACACCACGTCGACCTCGGCGCCGCTCTCGCGCAGGGCGCGCAACGGCTCGAGCAGTTCGGATTCCTCGAAACCGTTGCTGGCCAGGATGGCGACGCGCTTGCCGGAAAGCTTGCTCATGGGGGCTCCTTGCGGGGGAATGGGGAGCGCCCACGATAGGTGCCACCCTGCGCCGCAGGCGCGAAGGTGGCGTGGTCGAAACATTAAGCGCCGACCGTCGTTCAGCCTCAGCGCGGCGCCTGCTCCAGCCGCAGCACCGGGTACAGGCCATGGCGCTGGTCCCAGGCTGGATGCCGGCGGTAGAAGAACTCCAGCCGCGCCGCCGGGTCGGCCGCGAAGGCCTCGTCTTCGGCCAGGCGCCGCTCGAATTCGCCGCGCACCGCCGGATCGCGCAGCATCTCCCGCGCGACCTGTTCGGCGACGTAGTCCTCCATGTACTCCTTGCGCTCGAAGGCGTTGTTGAAGCTGCCCCAGGCCACCAGCGAGTCCGGCGCCCGTGGCTCGAGCAGCGCCAGCACCACGCGGGCCAGCGGTTGCGCGACCGGCACGTACAGTGCGCCGGCGCGCACGTCATGGCGCTCGCGCTGCCAGTCGCCCTGCAGTTGCAGGCCTTGGCGGCCCTCGAACGATCCGTCGGCAAAACCGATCATGGTGGCGCGGAAGGCATCGGCCTCCACGCCTTCGAGCGGCTGGTCCAGTCGCCGGTACTGCACGCCGTGGGTGTCCAGCACGCGCTGCACCTGCGCCGCCCATGCCGGCGGCACCAGGTAGCCCCCCGCCGGCACCTTGACTTCCACGCTGGGTACCAGCTGGTAGCGCAGCGGCAGCTTCCAGACCTGCGGGGTGGTCTCGTCGTAGCGGGTCATCAGCGCGCCGGATACGTCCGACGGCGTGCGGGCGTAGGCGTAGCCGCGGAAATCGATCGTACGGGTCGCGTCGGTGGCATCCCAGGCCAGCGCCTCGACCTTGCCAGCCAGGCGCGCGGCGCGCGCATCGGCGGCATCGGCCTCGGCACGCCAGCGTGCGCCATGCCGGGCGATCTGCTCCAGCACCGCGACCACGGTGTTGCGGGTGGTGCGCACGCGCTCGGGATAGGTGCGCCAGGAATGGGTCTCGACCAGCATGCCCAGGCGGTTGCGCAGCACGAAATAGCCGTGGGAGAAGCGCGGCGGCGGCACGTCGTCGGCGAACCCGGTGGAGGGGTCGTCCTCGACCAGGAACGAGGGATAGAAGTCCAGCGGCAGCGAGCCGGCCTTCGCCAGGTCGGCGATCACCGCGTCGCGCCACCGGCGGCCGGCCTTGCGCAGGACCGCATCGCCGGAATGCAGCGGCTCGACCTGGATGGAGACGTCGTGCTCGAACTGGGCGCCGTCGGTGGCGTGCAGGTCGACCATCGCCAGCGGATCCCATTCGCGCACCAGGGCCAGCATGGCCTGCATCTCGGGCGAATCTGCCTTCAGGTAGTCGCGGTTGAGGTTGTAGCCCTGGGCCGTGGTGCGCCAGCCGGTTTCCTCCGGGCCGCGCTGGTTGGGACGGTTCCACGCGCCGAAGCGCTCGTGGCCATCGACGTTGAACACCGGCACGAACAGCCACACCACCTTGTCCAGCACGCCAGGCGCCGCCTTGCCTTCCAGCACCTCGCGCAGGGCCAGGAAGCCCGCGTCCTTGCCGTCCACCTCGCCGGCGTG
This genomic interval from Pseudoxanthomonas suwonensis 11-1 contains the following:
- a CDS encoding M14 family metallopeptidase, with protein sequence MTLRSRLLLACLLAATPALPASAQPVEPLATVAERSGFLRTGRYDEVPALAGAFQQRWPDRVRALQFGTTPEGRPMQLLVVTATGAFDPAEARRRKLPVVLVQGGIHAGEVDGKDAGFLALREVLEGKAAPGVLDKVVWLFVPVFNVDGHERFGAWNRPNQRGPEETGWRTTAQGYNLNRDYLKADSPEMQAMLALVREWDPLAMVDLHATDGAQFEHDVSIQVEPLHSGDAVLRKAGRRWRDAVIADLAKAGSLPLDFYPSFLVEDDPSTGFADDVPPPRFSHGYFVLRNRLGMLVETHSWRTYPERVRTTRNTVVAVLEQIARHGARWRAEADAADARAARLAGKVEALAWDATDATRTIDFRGYAYARTPSDVSGALMTRYDETTPQVWKLPLRYQLVPSVEVKVPAGGYLVPPAWAAQVQRVLDTHGVQYRRLDQPLEGVEADAFRATMIGFADGSFEGRQGLQLQGDWQRERHDVRAGALYVPVAQPLARVVLALLEPRAPDSLVAWGSFNNAFERKEYMEDYVAEQVAREMLRDPAVRGEFERRLAEDEAFAADPAARLEFFYRRHPAWDQRHGLYPVLRLEQAPR